DNA from Helicoverpa zea isolate HzStark_Cry1AcR chromosome 22, ilHelZeax1.1, whole genome shotgun sequence:
gtgttaccgaccGGGAATAACCCATTCGAATTACCATGTCCAGGTAGAGGCAAGGAAATAAAACGAAGCCATTAAAATCATTGTAGTTTTATTACTCACtggaatataataattaaaaacctttGATCGATTTCGAAATGTTGTACTAGCTTCTTAGTAAAAAAGCCAATGAATAACACATTATTTGAACAGTATCAAACgaagtattaaaattaaacttaggCATTAAAAAATAGTTCAGCCTTATCAAAAAAAGATCTTTTCCTTTGTGTCATCAGTGTGTCGACAGCACTGCGCTGGTGGTCAGGCGAAGGGCCCACGTCGCTGGGGGAACCTGTTTACAGCCATAAACATCCGAGAGTCGCCCTTCGGTCAAGGAAAACACACACACGGGAATGTAGACGCGACGTCACCAACGTGTAGGAACGTCCTACGTAACATAAATAAGTCAACGACGGTACAGTTACACGGAAATACTAATGCAAATCAAAAGACGTCCCGTGCGACACGCCGGACGCTCGGATAAGGAGCGGGGGGGAGGTGTTAGGGGGAGCGGGAGGGGTAGTTGGGTGTGAGTGCTTAGTTGTCTTCGATCTCCTGCTCCTGCTCCTCGTCGAACTCGGCGTCCTCGTCGGCGGTGGCCTCCTGGTACTGCTGGTACTCGGACACCAGGTCGTTCATGTTGCTCTCCGCCTCCGTGAACTCCATCTCGTCCATGCCCTCGCCGGTGTACCAGTGCAAGAAAGCCTTGCGCCTGAACATAGCGGTGAACTGCTCCGAGATGCGCTTGAACAGCTCCTGGATGGCGGTGGAGTTGCCGATGAACGTGGCTGCCATCTTGAGGCCGCGAGGTGGGATGTCGCACACGGCGGTCTTCACGTTGTTGGGGATCCATTCCACGAAGTATGACGAGTTCTTGTTCTGGATGTTGAGCATCTGCTCGTCCACCTCCTTCATGGACATGCGGCCTCGGAAGATGGCGGCCACGGTCAGGTAGCGGCCGTGGCGCGGGTCGCACGCCGCCATCATGTTCTTGGCGTCGAACATCTGCTGCGTGAGCTCGGGCACGGTGAGGGCGCGGTACTGCTGGCTGCCGCGAGATGTCAGGGGAGCGAAGCCGGGCATGAAGAAGTGCAGACGTGGGAACGGCACCATGTTGACAGCCAGCTTGCGGAGATCCGCATTCAGCTGGCCAGGGAACCGCAGACACGTCGTCACGCCGGACATGGTCAGCGACACCAGGTGGTTAAGGTCGCCGTACGTGGGTGTGGATAGTTTGAGCGTGCGGAAGCAGATGTCGTATAATGCCTCATTGTCGATACAGTAGGTCTCGTCTGTGTTTTCTACTAACTGGTGGACTGATAGTGTGGCGTTGTAAGGTTCTACTACTGTGTCTGACACTTTGGGCGAAGGTACAACTGAGTATGTGTTCA
Protein-coding regions in this window:
- the LOC124641154 gene encoding tubulin beta-1 chain, which translates into the protein MREIVHIQAGQCGNQIGAKFWEIISDEHGIDPTGAYHGDSDLQLERINVYYNEASGGKYVPRAILVDLEPGTMDSVRSGPFGQIFRPDNFVFGQSGAGNNWAKGHYTEGAELVDSVLDVVRKEAESCDCLQGFQLTHSLGGGTGSGMGTLLISKIREEYPDRIMNTYSVVPSPKVSDTVVEPYNATLSVHQLVENTDETYCIDNEALYDICFRTLKLSTPTYGDLNHLVSLTMSGVTTCLRFPGQLNADLRKLAVNMVPFPRLHFFMPGFAPLTSRGSQQYRALTVPELTQQMFDAKNMMAACDPRHGRYLTVAAIFRGRMSMKEVDEQMLNIQNKNSSYFVEWIPNNVKTAVCDIPPRGLKMAATFIGNSTAIQELFKRISEQFTAMFRRKAFLHWYTGEGMDEMEFTEAESNMNDLVSEYQQYQEATADEDAEFDEEQEQEIEDN